The following coding sequences lie in one Miscanthus floridulus cultivar M001 chromosome 9, ASM1932011v1, whole genome shotgun sequence genomic window:
- the LOC136482119 gene encoding uncharacterized protein, whose product MWSSDSDRDEPVDTATTASSPAQQPSTPPAPPRRRRQRARRRAQRLRAKNSGAGEEEEEQEAEAEAEDVWRGLQQQQREREREAWPRRASRPVVVVAGEEGSPDAASAASGESGGGMERARSLTDDDLEELKGCVDLGFGFSYHEIPELCGTLPALELCYSMSQRFLDEHQQLSKAEEAPALAPASPAQPVATNWKISSPGDSPDEVKARLKYWAQAVACTVRLCS is encoded by the exons ATGTGGAGCTCGGACTCCGACCGGGACGAGCCCGTCGACACGGCGACCACCGCCTCGTCGCCCGCGCAGCAGCCGTCGACGCCGCCCGCGccgcctcggcggcggcgccagcGCGCGCGACGCCGCGCCCAGCGCCTCCGTGCCAAGAACAGCGGcgcaggagaggaggaggaggagcaggaggccgaggccgaggcggaGGACGTCTGGCGCgggttgcagcagcagcagcgggaaCGGGAACGGGAGGCGTGGCCGCGGCGGGCGTCGAGGCCCGTGGTGGTGGTCGCCGGCGAGGAGGGGTCCCCGGACGCCGCCTCTGCCGCGTCAGGGGAGAGCGGCGGCGGGATGGAGAGGGCGCGGAGCCTGACCGACGACGATCTGGAGGAGCTCAAGGGCTGCGTGGATCTGGGCTTCGGCTTCAGCTACCATGAGATCCCCGAGCTCTGCGGCACGCTGCCGGCGCTCGAGCTCTGCTACTCCATGAGCCAGCGCTTCTTGGACGAGCACCAGCAGCTCAGCAAGGCGGAGGAGGCGCCGGCGCTGGCTCCGGCCTCGCCAGCGCAGCCCGTCGCCACCAACTGGAAGATCTCTAGCCCTG GTGACAGCCCGGACGAGGTGAAGGCGAGGCTCAAGTACTGGGCGCAGGCGGTGGCGTGCACCGTCAGGCTCTGCAGCTGA